In Rhodococcus sp. OK302, one genomic interval encodes:
- a CDS encoding GNAT family N-acetyltransferase, translating to MSVHPGWPEKLGPLRVSAGVVTLRPIRLRDASTWSRLRIRDREHLEPWEPTGESPWDARHHVTVWPSLCGSLRSEARKGRILPLVIELDGNYCGQITIGNIVRGALCSAWVGYWVASDVTGGGVATAAVALTLDHAFSRVGLHRVEATVRPENSSSRAVLHNAGFREEGLLRRYLDVDGQWRDHVLVGMTVEEIPITVVDRLVRAGRASWA from the coding sequence ATGTCAGTCCATCCTGGATGGCCGGAAAAGTTGGGTCCGCTTCGGGTGTCTGCCGGAGTTGTGACGCTCCGGCCGATTCGGCTGCGTGACGCGTCCACTTGGAGCCGATTGAGAATTCGCGACCGGGAGCATCTCGAGCCGTGGGAACCGACTGGTGAGTCTCCGTGGGATGCGCGTCATCACGTCACGGTCTGGCCGTCGCTGTGTGGAAGTTTGCGGTCCGAGGCACGCAAAGGCCGGATTCTGCCGCTGGTGATCGAACTGGACGGCAACTACTGCGGTCAGATCACCATCGGCAACATCGTTCGGGGCGCATTGTGCTCGGCTTGGGTGGGCTACTGGGTCGCTTCCGATGTCACCGGTGGCGGTGTTGCGACGGCAGCGGTGGCTCTCACTCTCGATCACGCGTTTTCGCGGGTCGGGTTGCACCGGGTCGAGGCCACTGTCCGTCCGGAGAATTCGTCGAGTCGGGCCGTGCTCCACAATGCCGGTTTCCGTGAGGAAGGCTTGCTCCGTCGGTACCTCGATGTCGACGGGCAATGGCGTGATCATGTCCTGGTCGGGATGACGGTAGAAGAGATTCCCATCACAGTTGTTGATCGACTCGTTCGCGCCGGCCGCGCGTCGTGGGCATGA
- the sepX gene encoding divisome protein SepX/GlpR translates to MPSSFVWIGLVAVWLFVLVPMLVNKRPRIRQTSEAALATRVLHRGDSNPVRRGPAAGHRSDPTWQPEPMRSSYDAEDQMDTHAEDDDYAGARAPVRDFVPVRRGRGGFDPEADAIAREARYTFRQRTLLGLAFLAIMAGALALIVSPIVGWLCALSFAGLGGYLAYLRRQVRIEQEIRRRRTERLNRSRLGVESHTDEELRLIPARLKRPGAVVLEVDDGDPAFDHLDHYEEMPRQAEMRRASGQ, encoded by the coding sequence ATGCCTAGTTCATTCGTGTGGATCGGGCTCGTGGCCGTCTGGTTGTTCGTTCTGGTGCCGATGCTCGTGAACAAGCGCCCCAGGATTCGCCAGACCAGCGAAGCAGCACTCGCGACTCGCGTACTACATCGCGGCGACAGTAATCCTGTGCGACGTGGACCAGCAGCCGGACATCGAAGCGATCCGACTTGGCAACCCGAACCAATGCGAAGCAGCTACGACGCGGAGGACCAGATGGACACTCACGCAGAAGATGACGACTACGCGGGCGCTCGCGCCCCGGTCAGGGATTTTGTGCCTGTCCGACGCGGTCGCGGTGGATTTGACCCCGAGGCCGACGCGATCGCCCGAGAAGCGCGCTACACGTTTCGGCAGCGCACACTCCTCGGTTTGGCTTTCCTCGCAATCATGGCCGGTGCTCTTGCACTGATCGTCTCGCCGATCGTGGGGTGGCTGTGCGCTCTCTCGTTCGCGGGTCTCGGCGGCTATCTCGCGTATCTGCGCCGGCAAGTGCGGATCGAGCAGGAAATCCGTCGTCGACGGACCGAACGGCTCAACCGCTCCCGTCTGGGCGTTGAGTCCCACACCGACGAAGAACTTCGACTGATCCCGGCCAGACTGAAGCGTCCGGGTGCAGTTGTACTCGAAGTCGACGATGGTGACCCGGCTTTCGACCACCTTGATCACTACGAGGAAATGCCCAGGCAGGCGGAGATGCGTCGAGCATCCGGGCAGTAA